In Phlebotomus papatasi isolate M1 chromosome 1, Ppap_2.1, whole genome shotgun sequence, the following proteins share a genomic window:
- the LOC129799387 gene encoding SAM50-like protein CG7639 produces MSSRNEGLRERLGSYKAYVSKVTINGLERTKDDYVHNILKDCFEITNVRDLVEKVKDVRETLLQIGAFKEIKAKIDVTPNTKYGYIVDFYGVEQSRIKGNISTEMNQYEMVSKAEILLPNLFGRGESLSFDYAYSNSDNSRRNLGFNVKLLKPFLHRKYIGKYRPQTFLHLFDNTSKSYNNSYNNHTAGGTLNLVFNTSNHLQHTLQYELSFRELAGINRQVPLFVRQHFGPRLASIVRYIMKYDDRTDRIFPRSGTMLWTTLESSIFRKVGDIHYMSITSHLERNLPLFWNMSLQMTARGGFMRELSPEKPIPINSLFTMGGPYSLRGFEFGGVGPQIEGHAPGTHMFWATGLHLWAPLPYSSYFYRFARFFRTHLFFNCGNVDSNLDTMRSAAGIGLAVALAQFVRIELNFTRPIHRQKGDQVAKDVSFCLGLDFI; encoded by the exons ATGAGTTCG AGAAATGAGGGATTGCGTGAGAGATTAGGAAGTTACAAA GCTTATGTCTCAAAAGTTACAATAAATGGTCTTGAGAGGACCAAGGATGACTATGTGCATAATATTCTAAAAGATTGTTTTGAAATAACAAATGTCCGGGACTTGGTGGAGAAAGTTAAAGATGTCCGGGAGACTCTATTGCAAATTGGGGCTTTTAAAGAAATCAAGGCTAAGATTGATGTGACTCCAAACACAAAGTATGGGTACATTGTGGATTTCTATGGGGTTGAACAGAGCCGGATAAAGGGGAATATATCAACGGAAATGAATCAGTACGAAATGGTGTCCAAGGCAGAGATTCTCCTTCCCAATCTCTTTGGTCGTGGAGAGAGTCTCAGTTTTGACTATGCCTACAGCAATAGTGACAATAGTCGTCGCAATTTGGGATTCAACGTTAAACTCCTAAAACCCTTTCTTCATAGAAAATACATTGGGAAATATCGCCCACA AACATTTCTGCATTTATTCGATAACACATCTAAGAGCTACAATAACTCCTACAACAATCACACTGCCGGAGGTACCCTCAATTTAGTATTTAACACATCGAATCATCTTCAGCACACCTTGCAGTATGAGCTCTCTTTCCGGGAATTGGCGGGCATCAACCGACAAGTGCCCCTATTTGTAAGACAACATTTTGGACCCAGACTGGCCTCGATCGTCCGCTACATCATGAAATATGATGATCGCACAGATCGCATCTTCCCCAGAAGTGGTACAATGCTATGGACTACGCTCGAGAGCAGTATTTTCC gaaaagtCGGCGATATCCATTACATGTCGATAACGTCACACTTGGAGAGGAATTTGCCCCTGTTCTGGAATATGTCACTCCAAATGACTGCCCGTGGGGGCTTCATGCGTGAATTGAGCCCTGAGAAACCCATCCCCATCAACAGTCTCTTCACTATGGGAGGTCCATATTCACTGAGAGGCTTCGAATTTGGGGGTGTTGGGCCACAAATTGAGGGACATGCTCCGGGGACACAT ATGTTCTGGGCAACTGGTCTTCATCTCTGGGCACCACTTCCCTACAGCAGTTACTTTTACAGATTCGCCCGATTCTTCCGGACGCATTTATTCTTCAACTGTGGAAATGTGGATTCTAATcttg ATACAATGAGAAGTGCTGCCGGAATTGGGTTAGCCGTGGCATTAGCTCAATTTGTTCGAATTGAGTTGAATTTTACGCGTCCCATTCACAGACAAAAAGGCGATCAAGTGGCAAAGGATGTTTCTTTCTGCCTTGGACTCGATTTCATCTGA